The DNA region ACTATGCTAAACAAAGGTTTAGAGCTTGCCGCTGATTATACCAACTGGATTGGAAAACTACAATATAACTTTGGTGTAAATTTCACAACTATCAAAAACAAAGTAACCAAATTAGAAGATCCGATTTATCAAGGACAATTCAGAACTGTATATACCAACATTACTCAAGAAGGAAGTCCAATTGCTCAATTCTATGGATGGGAAACAAACGGAATCGTGCAGACAGCTGAAGAAGCAGCTGCTCTTCAAACCGCTCAACCTGGTGTACGTCCTGGAGACTTCAAATTCAAAGACCTTGATGGTGACGGTATTATTACTGATAAAGACAGAACGACGCTGGGAAGCCCACTGCCAAAATTCACTTATGGTATTAATGGAAATGTAGCTTACAAAGGATTTGACTTCTCATTGTTATTACAAGGAAGCTACGGAAACAAACTTTTCAATGGAAGCAAATACACACTTGAAGGTGGTGTTCCAAACTCCAACTTTTCAGATGCTATGCTTGACAGATGGACTGGACCTGGAACTTCGAACGATGTACCAAGAGTATCTTCAAACGATGTAAATAATAACAGAAGACCTTCTAACTATTATGTAGAGAGTGGTTCATTCTTAAGAGTAAGATCTATGCAGATAGGTTATACACTGCCGGATAAATTGCCTCAATTAGTGAAACTGCAAAAAGTTAGAGTGTTTATTATGGCTCAGAATCTATTCACATTTACTAAATATTCAGGACTTGATCCGGAGATCGGAACTTACACACCTGACTTTAACGTGACTAGTTCATACCTTGACATAGGAGTTGACAAAGGAGGTACTTACCCACAAGCCAGAACGTGGTTTTTCGGAATCAATGCTTCATTTTAATTAATCACCTTCAAAATCGTATTAACAATGTTTAAAAAAATATATCCATTTATCGGTTTAATCGTGATCAGCACATTGGGAGGTTGCAAGAAAGATTTTCTTGACAAGACTCCTCAGGCTGCTGTTACAGACGAAAACTATTATAAGACTGCCTCTGATCTAAATGCAGCAATAAATGCTGCATACGACCCAATGGGTTGGGAAACTGAAAGAAAAGGTCAGATTTTCGCCAATCTTTTCTTCTTTGGAGACGTTGTTTCTGATGATGCAATAAAAGGCGGTAGCGGAACCAGTGATATTCCTGATTTTCACGCACTCGAAACTTTCACAGGAAATGCCGGCTTACCTGCACTTTTATTACCATGGCAAAGAAACTATACTGGTATTTATAGAGCTAATATTGTAATTGAAAGAGCTCCTCTTTCAAATGCAGATGAAGCTACTAAAACCAGAGTGATTAATGAGGCTAAGTTTTTAAGAGCTTACTATCACTTCGAACAGGTAAAAATGTATGGAGATGTACCATTGGTAACAAAAGTACTTGGAGCGAACGATTACAATCTGGGCAGAACCCCGGCAGCTGAAGTTTACAAACAAATAGAAGCTGATCTTAAAGATGCTTCTGCTCTACCTCAAAAAGGAGCAATCGAAACCGGGAGAGCAACAAGAGGAGCAGCATTAGCTTTGCTTGCAAGAGTTCAGATGTATCAGACTCGTAATAATCATGGAAAATGGAATGAAGTGTTAACTAATGCTGAATCTGTAATTAATTCAGGAATTTATAACCTGGAAAATAACTATGCTGATATTCATACAGTGGCAAAAGAAAATGGAATTGAGTCTATATTTGAAATCCAAAGCAATACTAAAGTTGGTGGAGCTGCTGGGGATAATAACTCAGACTGGTCCAACGGGAATGAGGGTACATTGATCAACGTTATGTTCAGAGGAAGAGATAATGGAGGTTGGGGCTTCAACTGTCCTTCTCTTGATCTCTTGGAGGAATTTAAGAAAGAAAAAACAGTTGATGGAAATGATGACCCTCGTTTAAAAGCAACTATTATCCAGAATGGAGATTCTGTTTTAAATGAAAAATACAAAGCTGATATCAATTCATATCCTTATACTGGAACTTATTGCAGAAAATATATAGAACCTCAGAGTCTGTTTGGATTAAACCAAAGCGATGGCCCTTCCAACTACAGACTTATCAGATATGCAGATGTATTGCTTATGGCGGCAGAAGCAGCCAATGAACTGGGAATGACTGAAAAAGCTCTTGAATATCTGAAAAAGGTAAGAGACAGAGTTAAAATGCCTAAAATTATTGAGACCAATAAAGATTTATTAAGAGAGATCATCTGGCGCGAAAGAAGAGTGGAACTTGCTCTAGAAGGCCATAGATTCTTTGACATCGTCAGACAAGGAAGAGCTGCTCAGATTATGGGAAAAACTTATACTTTCAGCAATGCA from Sporocytophaga myxococcoides includes:
- a CDS encoding RagB/SusD family nutrient uptake outer membrane protein, producing the protein MFKKIYPFIGLIVISTLGGCKKDFLDKTPQAAVTDENYYKTASDLNAAINAAYDPMGWETERKGQIFANLFFFGDVVSDDAIKGGSGTSDIPDFHALETFTGNAGLPALLLPWQRNYTGIYRANIVIERAPLSNADEATKTRVINEAKFLRAYYHFEQVKMYGDVPLVTKVLGANDYNLGRTPAAEVYKQIEADLKDASALPQKGAIETGRATRGAALALLARVQMYQTRNNHGKWNEVLTNAESVINSGIYNLENNYADIHTVAKENGIESIFEIQSNTKVGGAAGDNNSDWSNGNEGTLINVMFRGRDNGGWGFNCPSLDLLEEFKKEKTVDGNDDPRLKATIIQNGDSVLNEKYKADINSYPYTGTYCRKYIEPQSLFGLNQSDGPSNYRLIRYADVLLMAAEAANELGMTEKALEYLKKVRDRVKMPKIIETNKDLLREIIWRERRVELALEGHRFFDIVRQGRAAQIMGKTYTFSNAQEVFPVPQAEIDMSKGKIKQTTGLK